GGTGAAGCCCAGATTAAATATCTTGCGAAATGCTGCACGGCTTTCGGGCCGAAACAACGCATCCTCGCGCCAGGCGTCGGGGCGCTTGGCATCTTCGGCCTGCGGAATAATATTGTAATCCCCGGCCATCAATGCGGGTTCCTCTGATGCCATCAAATCGCGGGCACGATCATAGAGGCGCTCCATCCACTCAAGCTTGTAGTCATATTTCGGCCCCGGCACCGGATTACCATTTGGCAGATACAATCCGCAGATGCGCAGTGCTCTCTTTCCTATGACAGTGGCTTCGATCCAGCGCGCCTGTTCATCACTTTCATCACCGGGCAACCCACGGGAGACATCCTCAAGCGGCAATTTCGAAAGGATTGCAACGCCGTTGAAGCTCTTTTGCCCGTGGGTTTCAACGTTATATCCGCGCTCCTCGAAAATCTCGCGGGGGAAATTCTCATCGATTGATTTGATTTCCTGCAGCAACACGACATCGGGCTGCGCCTCATCCAACCAGCGAGGTAACGCCTCGGCGCGTGCCTTGATACCGTTGATGTTGAATGTGGCGATTTTCATGCGTGATCCTCCGGTGCCATTGGCAACCTATCGCGCAGAATACACGCAACGGCAAGTTGCCGTACAAGTTAGCGAGGCTCTGCCTCGCGCTCCGAGGTATTTTGGGCCAGATGAAGAAACGGATTCTTAACCATATTCGTCAAAACTGAGTATGCGGTACAGGCGGAGGCGCCGATGACCGCGCCAGGTGAAGCTCTCTGACTTTGACTGTCAGAGAGCGGATCCCTCTTCATCTGGCTAAAAATACCTTGGGGGTGTGGGGGCAAAGCCCCCACCGGAGCTACATCGAGAACGATGTGCCACAGCCGCAGGACGAGGTGGCGTTGGGGTTCTCAATCACGAAGCGCGCGCCGATGAGTTCCTGTGTGAAATCAATTACCGCGTTCTCCAGAAACGGCAGAGAGATCGAGTCGACGATGACCTTTTGGCCTTTGCCCTCTAGCACCAAATCGTCCTCTTTCGGCACATCCAGGGCGATCTCATATTGAAATCCGGAACATCCGCCACCCTCCACAGCGACACGCAGGGCCTGGCCCTGATCTGCGGCACCGATTTCGGCCAGGCGTTCAAAGGCGCGTTCTGTGACTGTTGGGGGCAGATTCATGCCGGTCTCCAAAGGTTTATTTCCTTAGCATCGTACAATATATGGAACCTGACGACAGGCGACAAGGACAAGACCTTTGGACAGAGCGGGTTTTGCCTCGGACCCAGGCCGCGCAAGGGGGCGGCTTGTACCTGAGGAGGAAAGCAGTTTTCGGTCATGCTTTCAGCGCGACCGTGACAGGATAATTCATGCCAGCGCGTTTAGGCGCCTCAAACACAAAACCCAAGTGTTTGTTGAGCATGAGGGTGACAGTTATCGAACCCGCCTGACGCATTCCATAGAAGTGGCTCAGGTGGCCCGAACGATTGCCGGGGCCTTAGGCCTGAACGGCGAATTGACCGAAGCGGTCGCGTTGGCGCATGACCTCGGGCATACACCGTTTGGTCACACGGGCGAGGACGCTCTGCATGCGTTGATGGAGCCATATGGTGGCTTCGATCACAACGCGCAGGCCATTCGGATCGTAACCAAACTTGAGCGTCACTACGCCGAGTTCGATGGGTGCAACCTGACCTGGGAATGTCTGGAAGGGATAGCCAAGCACAACGGGCCGGTCACTGGTGCATTGCCTTGGGCATTGGCCGAGTGTAATCGGGGCTTTGACCTCGAACTTCACACCCATGCGAGCGCCGAGGCGCAGGTCGCGGCGTTGTCAGACGACATTGCCTACAACAACCACGATCTGTTTGACGGATTGCGGGCGGGATTGTTCAGAGATGAAGACATTCAGCAGCTTCCCATAAATGATGCCTGTTTCGCCGAAGTGGATGCCAAATTTCCGGGTCTTGACCCTTATCGCCGTCGGCACGAGGCGCTCAGACGGGTATTTGGCGTCATGGTTTCGGATGTTATCGACACCTCACGCGCGTTGATAGCGGCCTCGGGGGCGCAGTCGGTCGAGGATATCCGCCATCTGGGTTATCCGGTCATTCAATTCTCGGATGATCTTTGGGCGAAGCTCAAACAGATCCGTGCCTTCCTGTTTTCGCGCATGTATCGCGCACCGAGCGTGATGGAAGTGCGCGCCAGTGTCAGCAAGGTGGTTGAGGAACTGTTTCCGATTTACCTGTCCGACCCGAAACAGATGCCCAGGCACTGGCATGTCGATATCGAGACGGCAAAGGATGAAACCGCGCTGGCCCGCATCGTCTCGGATTATATCGCGGGCATGACCGACAGGTTTGCGCTGCAAGACCATGCCCGGCTGACCGGAGATCACTCGATCGCAATATAGGCGATGGCCCAGACCTGTTGGCTGGCTTGTGTTTGAGCCAGTTCAGCATCATCCGTGGGCGGGAAAACGATCATCGTGGGGCCGTAACTACCAATGCCCATCGGCACGCCATCCGCGTGGGTGGCCACGATGGGTTGATGTGTCTCGATGCTTTCCCATGGGATTTCAGCCTGATAGCCATCCATAGCCATGGGCAGAGCAGATTTGCCCCTCGCACCTGCCATCGTCATCACGTCGGACAACAGTGGGCCGGAAAAGGTATAGTCGCGCTGGTTCTCTGGCGGGCCGTAGGGGATGGTGATCTCGACCTGATCCAACCCGTCCAGCATGGCAGCGTCAAAGCCTGCTGCACCGTCATGTGTGACTTCGAGAAAACCCAACAGCCCACCGTCGTTCTCAGCGCGCGCGGGCAGATTGGTTTCGGTGATGGCGCCACCGAGCGTCAGCAGTACGTGGCCTTGAGGTGAGGGCATCTCGGCCCATGTGGGCAGGGCGGTGGTCAGCAACAGGGCGAAGGGCAGGGTAAGGCGCATTCAGGGGCTCCGGTCACGGTTTTCCCCGACCTTAGCCCTGATAGCGGTTAATCCAAGCGCAAAATTTAGGCGTCCATTGACCTTGGCGCTTTGCGTGGTAAACCCCGCGGCAAGCAAAAGGACATCCGAAATGAACCTGTTTTCCGAGATCCGCGGCCTGGTACTGGACGCGCTGGCGCAGATGCAGTCCGAAGGCGCGCTGCCTGAGGGGCTGAGCTTTGACAACGTGGCAGTTGAGCCTCCGCGCGATGCGGCGCATGGCGATATGGCGACCAATGCGGCGATGGTACTGGCGAAACCGGCGAAGATGAAGCCGCGGGACATTGCGGATGTGCTTGCGGGCAAGCTGTCTGCAGACAACCGGATCACCAGCGCCGAGGTGGCGGGCCCGGGCTTTCTAAACCTGCGGCTAGCGTCTTCGGTTTGGCAGGGCGTGCTGGCTGCGGTGCTGGAAAAGGGCACCGATTATGGCCGTTCGACCATGGGGCATGGTCAGAAGGTGAACGTGGAGTATGTCTCGGCCAACCCGACCGGCCCGCTGCATGTGGGCCACACGCGGGGGGCTGTGTTCGGTGATGCGCTGGCAAGCTTGCTGGCCTATTCGGGCCATGAGGTGACCCGCGAATACTACATCAACGATGGCGGCGCGCAGGTGGATGTGCTGGCGCGGTCGGCATATGAACGGTATCGCGAGGCTAACGGGCTGAGCCCCGAGATCGCAGAAGGTCTCTATCCCGGCGATTACCTGATCCCGATCGGTCAGGCGCTGAAAGAGAAATACGGCGACAGCCTGATCGACAAGCCTGAAAGCGTATGGCTGGAAGAGCTGCGCGAATTCTCAACCGACGCTATGATGGACCTGATCCGCGCCGACCTGAAGGCGCTGGGTGTTGAGATGGATGTGTTCTTCTCAGAGAAGTCGCTCTACGGCACAGGGCGGATCGAGGCTGCGCTTCAGTCGCTAACCGACAAGGGCCTGATCTACGAAGGCGTTCTTGAGCCGCCCAAGGGTAAGAAACCCGAGGATTGGGAACCGCGCGAGCAGACCTTGTTCAAGTCGACCGAGCACGGGGATGACGTCGACCGCCCGGTCAAGAAATCAGACGGCAGCTGGACCTATTTCGCCCCGGATATCGCTTATCATTATGACAAGGTGAGCCGTGGGTTTGACGCGCTAATCGACGTGTTCGGTGCGGACCATGGCGGCTATGTCAAACGGATGAAGGCGGCGGTTTCGGCCCTTTCCGATGGTAAGGTGCCGCTGGATATCAAGCTTACCCAATTGGTGAAGCTGTGGAAGAATGGCGAGCCATTCAAGATGTCCAAGCGGGCAGGGAACTTTGTCACGTTGCGCGATGTAGTCGATCAGGTCGGGCCTGATGTAACCCGTTTCGTGATGCTGACCCGCAAGAACGACGCACCGCTGGATTTCGATTTCGACAAGGTGTTGGAACAAAGCCGCGAAAACCCGGTGTTCTACGTCCAATACGCCCATGCCCGCGTCATGAGTGTGCTGCGCCGCGCCGCTGAGGCCGGGATTTCTGCCGATGATGCTACGCTATCTGGGGCAGATCTGGACAAGATCGACCACGCCTCTGAGCTGACCGTTGCCAAGAAGCTGGCAGAATGGCCACGTCTGGTTGAAATCGCCGCTCGCACAAATGAACCGCACCGGGTTGCCTTCTATCTCTATGAATTGGCAGGAGATTTCCACGCGCTGTGGAACAAGGGCAATGACGAAACCCAGTTGCGTTTCATTCAGGATGGCGATGTTGCCACAAGCCAATCGAAAATCGCACTGGCCCGGGCTGTTTCTGTTGTGATTTCAGCGGGCTTGGGTATTCTTGGCGTTACCCCGGCGCAGGAGATGCGATAACAAATATCGCCCGAACCGCCGGTCTGAGGCAGACAAGAAATGACCCGCGCGCCACTTTTTACGGCGCAATCGGGCGGTGAGGCGGAAATGGCACGTTACGATTACTCGGGGCAGCATAGCCCCGAGCAGATGCATTACTCGAATCAATCGCATCCTGAAGATGCGTATGATTATCCTGATGAAAGCTATAGCTATGATGACGCCCCGCGCGCAGGCGCTGGGCTGGGCCGCATTGTCAACGTGCTTGGGGCGGTTGCGTCTTTGGCGCTGGTCGCCGGAGTCGGCGTTTGGGGCTACCAACTGATCATGCGCGACGTCAGCGGGGTACCGGTCGTGCGCGCCGCCGAAGGACCCATGCGCGTGCAGCCCGAAAATCCCGGCGGGACGCCTGCCGATCATCAGGGCCTAGCGGTGAATGCAGTTGCCGCTGTCGGGACTGCTGCACCGCCGGCAGATCGTCTTATCCTTGCGCCGCGGCCCGTGTCTCTGACTGATGAAGACACGCCCATGACCGCGCTTGAGGCCACAAATGCAGTGCAAGTGATTGAGGAACCCGCCACTGATCAGGCGATCGTGAACGCTCTGGCCGAAGGGCTCGCCGCCGAACCTCAGCTCGAACAGACGCCTGAGCAGGGCGTGCAATTGGCTTCCCTGGTCACGCCCGAAGAAGAGCCCGCGATTGATCCGGCTGATTACGCAGCGCAACAGCCCGACCCTAAGATTGCTGCACTGCCTGGTGTGCGCCGGTCGCTGCGTCCGCATGTGCGTCCAGCCCGCGCTACGCCAAGTTCTATTTCGTCCAACAGCGCTACGGAAGCTGCGATCAATGCTGCAGTAAAGGCTGCTGTTGGTCTGGATGTTGATCCCGATACATTGACCAAAGGCACGCGACTTGCTCAGCTTGGGGCATACGAAAGCGCCGATGTGGCGCAGGCCGAATGGGCTCGTTTGAATGGCCGATTTGGAGAATATATGGATGGAAAACAGCGTGTTATACAGAAGACCTCAAGCGGAGGACGAACCTTCTATCGCCTGCGTGTCATGGGGTTTGATGATCTGAGCGACTCGCGCCAGTTTTGCGCGGCCCTAGTCGCGCAGGGTGCAGACTGTATCCCGGTCGCCGTCCGGTGAGATTTGGCGCGGTTATCACCGATGCCGAAGGGCTGCGCCTGACGCCGGATGAAAAAGCTTTGTTCAAAGAGATGAACCCGTTCGGGTTCATTCTGTTTGCCCGCAACATCGAATCCGCTGACCAGACCCGAGCCTTGTGCGAGGACTTCCGCGAGGCGGTTGGCCGAAATTGCCTAATCACAGTCGATCAGGAGGGGGGCCGCGTACAACGTCTGCGCGCACCTTTAGCCCGTGAATGGTTGCCCCCTTTGGATCATGTCGCGCATGCCGGAGATCAGGCCGAGCGCGCGATGTATCTGCGCTATCGTCTGATCGCGCATGAACTGCTGGGATTGGGCATCGACAGCAATTGTGCGCCGATGGTCGATCTGGCCCGCGAGGGTACTCATGCGTTCCTGAAGAACCGCTGCTATGGGTCTGATCCCGAAAAGGTTTCCGCGATTGGTCGAGCCGTTGCCAACGGACACTTTGATTGCGGAGTGTTGCCGGTAGTAAAGCACATGCCCGGCCACGGTCTGTCGACGCTCGACAGTCATCACGAGTTGCCGCATGTGGATCTTTCTCTAAGTGCACTGGAAGCGGCAGATTTTGCACCATTCCGCGCGCTGAACGACTTGCCGATGGGGATGACGGCGCATTTGGTTTATGACCAGATCGATCCACGGCCCGCAACGATTTCTGCTGGAATGATGACGATGATTAGGGAGCGCATCGGTTTCGACGGTCTGATTATGACCGACGATATCACGATGAAAGCCCTGAACGGCGCGCCCGCCGACTTGGCCCGACAGGCACTGGACGCTGGATGCGATGTTGCTTTGCACTGCAACGGGGCCTTTGAAGAACGCGCGCAGGTGCTCGAAGCCGCTGGTGAGATGTCGGATGCGGCACAAGCCCGCGCAGATCGGGCGCTGGCCCGGAGACAACCGCCACAGGAACTTGACATCCAAGCCGCCGAGGCGGAACTATCTGCCCTAATGGGCGGGCAGGTATATGCAGGATAACCTTTTCAGCGAAGACCCGGTCTCGGTTGCCGATCGGCTGGCCGCCGAGGCTTTGATTGTGGACGTCGATGGGTTTGAGGGTCCGCTCGATGTGCTTTTGACACTTTCGCGTACGCAAAAAGTGGACTTGCGCAAAATCTCGGTTCTGGCGTTGGCGCAACAGTATCTGACCTTTGTCGAAAAAGCGCGGCAGTTGCGGATCGAACTGGCCGCCGACTATCTGGTGATGGCCGCTTGGCTAGCTTTCCTCAAATCCCGCTTGCTGCTGCCCCCGGACCCGGATGATGAAGGCCCCTCGGGTGAGGAACTTGCCGCGCACCTCGCATTCCAATTGGAGCGTCTGCAGGCCATGCGCGATGCCGCTGCGCGCCTGATGGCGCGTGATCAATTGGGCCGTGATTTTTTCAAACGTGGGCAGGGTGAGGATGTTACGCGTATCCGCACCGTGACCTATTCCGCGACGCTACTGGACCTGATGCAGGGCTACGCGCGTATCCGCACGCGTGACGAGTTCCGACCCTTCGTCATGGACCGCGACGCCGTTTTCACCATGGAACAAGCGCTTGAGCGGATGCGGCCCCTGATAGGCTTTGCCGGTGCGTGGACGGATATGGAGACCTACCTGCCCGAAGGCTGGGATGCTGATCCGGTGCGGCGACGCTCGGCCACGGCTGCAACCTTCGCAGCCTCGCTTGAGCTGGTGAAAGAAGGACATATGGAGATCAAGCAAAGCGAGACCTTTGCGCCGATCCATCTGCGTAAGAGGACTGAGACACGTGACTGACGCCAACGAAGAGACAGGCACACTGTTCGAAGCGCCGCCCTTGGCGGAACAGGAACGTATGGTCGAGGCCGTGCTGTTTGCCAGCGCCGAGCCAGTGACGATTGGTGATCTTGAAGCGCGGATGCCCCATGGAAGCAATGCCGCGCAAGCTGTTGAATCGCTTCAGAAACGATACGAAGGGCGCGGGGTGCGTGTGGTGCGCGTTGGTGAGGCTTGGGCGATCCGCACAGCCCCCGATCTTGGCTTCCTGATGCAGAAGGAAACGGTTGAGACCCGCAAGCTTAGCCGGGCGGCCATCGAAACGCTGGCGATCGTGGCTTATCACCAGCCCTGCACGCGTGCGGAGATCGAGGAAATCCGGGGCGTGTCCGTTTCGCGC
The Ruegeria sp. SCSIO 43209 genome window above contains:
- the argS gene encoding arginine--tRNA ligase — encoded protein: MNLFSEIRGLVLDALAQMQSEGALPEGLSFDNVAVEPPRDAAHGDMATNAAMVLAKPAKMKPRDIADVLAGKLSADNRITSAEVAGPGFLNLRLASSVWQGVLAAVLEKGTDYGRSTMGHGQKVNVEYVSANPTGPLHVGHTRGAVFGDALASLLAYSGHEVTREYYINDGGAQVDVLARSAYERYREANGLSPEIAEGLYPGDYLIPIGQALKEKYGDSLIDKPESVWLEELREFSTDAMMDLIRADLKALGVEMDVFFSEKSLYGTGRIEAALQSLTDKGLIYEGVLEPPKGKKPEDWEPREQTLFKSTEHGDDVDRPVKKSDGSWTYFAPDIAYHYDKVSRGFDALIDVFGADHGGYVKRMKAAVSALSDGKVPLDIKLTQLVKLWKNGEPFKMSKRAGNFVTLRDVVDQVGPDVTRFVMLTRKNDAPLDFDFDKVLEQSRENPVFYVQYAHARVMSVLRRAAEAGISADDATLSGADLDKIDHASELTVAKKLAEWPRLVEIAARTNEPHRVAFYLYELAGDFHALWNKGNDETQLRFIQDGDVATSQSKIALARAVSVVISAGLGILGVTPAQEMR
- the scpB gene encoding SMC-Scp complex subunit ScpB; this translates as MTDANEETGTLFEAPPLAEQERMVEAVLFASAEPVTIGDLEARMPHGSNAAQAVESLQKRYEGRGVRVVRVGEAWAIRTAPDLGFLMQKETVETRKLSRAAIETLAIVAYHQPCTRAEIEEIRGVSVSRGTIDQLLEMEWIRLGRRRMTPGRPVTFVVTPEFLDHFGLENARDLPGLKELRAAGLLENRPPPGAVPLGEGQGDDEDEDQTELFEEE
- a CDS encoding iron-sulfur cluster assembly accessory protein: MNLPPTVTERAFERLAEIGAADQGQALRVAVEGGGCSGFQYEIALDVPKEDDLVLEGKGQKVIVDSISLPFLENAVIDFTQELIGARFVIENPNATSSCGCGTSFSM
- a CDS encoding ScpA family protein codes for the protein MQDNLFSEDPVSVADRLAAEALIVDVDGFEGPLDVLLTLSRTQKVDLRKISVLALAQQYLTFVEKARQLRIELAADYLVMAAWLAFLKSRLLLPPDPDDEGPSGEELAAHLAFQLERLQAMRDAAARLMARDQLGRDFFKRGQGEDVTRIRTVTYSATLLDLMQGYARIRTRDEFRPFVMDRDAVFTMEQALERMRPLIGFAGAWTDMETYLPEGWDADPVRRRSATAATFAASLELVKEGHMEIKQSETFAPIHLRKRTETRD
- a CDS encoding SPOR domain-containing protein, which translates into the protein MTRAPLFTAQSGGEAEMARYDYSGQHSPEQMHYSNQSHPEDAYDYPDESYSYDDAPRAGAGLGRIVNVLGAVASLALVAGVGVWGYQLIMRDVSGVPVVRAAEGPMRVQPENPGGTPADHQGLAVNAVAAVGTAAPPADRLILAPRPVSLTDEDTPMTALEATNAVQVIEEPATDQAIVNALAEGLAAEPQLEQTPEQGVQLASLVTPEEEPAIDPADYAAQQPDPKIAALPGVRRSLRPHVRPARATPSSISSNSATEAAINAAVKAAVGLDVDPDTLTKGTRLAQLGAYESADVAQAEWARLNGRFGEYMDGKQRVIQKTSSGGRTFYRLRVMGFDDLSDSRQFCAALVAQGADCIPVAVR
- the nagZ gene encoding beta-N-acetylhexosaminidase; its protein translation is MRFGAVITDAEGLRLTPDEKALFKEMNPFGFILFARNIESADQTRALCEDFREAVGRNCLITVDQEGGRVQRLRAPLAREWLPPLDHVAHAGDQAERAMYLRYRLIAHELLGLGIDSNCAPMVDLAREGTHAFLKNRCYGSDPEKVSAIGRAVANGHFDCGVLPVVKHMPGHGLSTLDSHHELPHVDLSLSALEAADFAPFRALNDLPMGMTAHLVYDQIDPRPATISAGMMTMIRERIGFDGLIMTDDITMKALNGAPADLARQALDAGCDVALHCNGAFEERAQVLEAAGEMSDAAQARADRALARRQPPQELDIQAAEAELSALMGGQVYAG
- the xth gene encoding exodeoxyribonuclease III, whose product is MKIATFNINGIKARAEALPRWLDEAQPDVVLLQEIKSIDENFPREIFEERGYNVETHGQKSFNGVAILSKLPLEDVSRGLPGDESDEQARWIEATVIGKRALRICGLYLPNGNPVPGPKYDYKLEWMERLYDRARDLMASEEPALMAGDYNIIPQAEDAKRPDAWREDALFRPESRAAFRKIFNLGFTEAFRARTQGPGHYSFWDYQAGAWNRNDGIRIDHFLLTPQAADLMRDCRIDAEVRGHEKPSDHVPVWVDLDL
- a CDS encoding deoxyguanosinetriphosphate triphosphohydrolase, encoding MDRAGFASDPGRARGRLVPEEESSFRSCFQRDRDRIIHASAFRRLKHKTQVFVEHEGDSYRTRLTHSIEVAQVARTIAGALGLNGELTEAVALAHDLGHTPFGHTGEDALHALMEPYGGFDHNAQAIRIVTKLERHYAEFDGCNLTWECLEGIAKHNGPVTGALPWALAECNRGFDLELHTHASAEAQVAALSDDIAYNNHDLFDGLRAGLFRDEDIQQLPINDACFAEVDAKFPGLDPYRRRHEALRRVFGVMVSDVIDTSRALIAASGAQSVEDIRHLGYPVIQFSDDLWAKLKQIRAFLFSRMYRAPSVMEVRASVSKVVEELFPIYLSDPKQMPRHWHVDIETAKDETALARIVSDYIAGMTDRFALQDHARLTGDHSIAI